Proteins co-encoded in one Planctomycetota bacterium genomic window:
- a CDS encoding ABC transporter ATP-binding protein, with product MTLAAHDLHVAFEPGLPVLRGVSASFAPATMTAILGPNGAGKSTLLRALAGLLTPDSGRVLLHVAPDRAENISTLPGSARPRVASRLAYIAQSADVAFAFTAREIVGFGLYARGDARPALAPSPADLALQRVDLLPRAHDLFAVLSAGQRQRVSLARALAQIGCAHPDADPAGRLLLADEPVSAMDPAHALRTLALLRALADRGGTVVCVLHDLSLARRFASHALLLSPAGTVAAHGPARDVMSPGALADLFGVRFDARGDADHVAYIPHDDLAPHRPGIH from the coding sequence GTGACGCTCGCCGCCCACGACCTCCATGTGGCGTTCGAGCCCGGACTCCCCGTGCTCCGGGGCGTGTCCGCCTCTTTCGCCCCCGCCACCATGACCGCGATCCTCGGGCCCAACGGCGCGGGCAAGTCCACCCTCCTCCGCGCCCTCGCCGGCCTGCTCACGCCCGATTCCGGGCGCGTCCTCCTCCACGTCGCCCCCGACCGCGCCGAGAACATCAGCACACTCCCCGGTTCCGCACGCCCGCGCGTCGCCTCCCGCCTCGCCTACATCGCGCAGTCCGCAGACGTCGCCTTCGCCTTCACCGCGCGCGAGATCGTCGGCTTCGGGCTCTACGCCCGGGGCGACGCCCGCCCCGCCCTCGCGCCCTCGCCCGCCGACCTCGCCCTCCAGCGCGTCGATCTGCTGCCCCGCGCGCACGACCTCTTCGCCGTCCTCTCCGCGGGCCAGCGCCAACGAGTCTCCCTCGCCCGTGCCCTCGCCCAGATCGGCTGCGCCCACCCCGACGCCGACCCCGCCGGTCGCCTGCTCCTCGCCGACGAGCCCGTCAGCGCCATGGATCCCGCGCACGCACTCCGCACTCTCGCTCTGCTCCGCGCCCTCGCCGACCGCGGCGGCACCGTCGTCTGCGTCCTGCACGACCTCTCCCTCGCCCGGCGCTTCGCCTCCCACGCCCTCCTGCTCTCCCCCGCCGGAACCGTCGCCGCCCACGGTCCGGCGCGCGACGTCATGTCCCCCGGCGCGCTCGCCGATCTCTTCGGCGTGCGCTTCGACGCCCGGGGCGACGCCGACCACGTCGCGTACATCCCGCACGACGATCTCGCCCCGCACCGCCCCGGAATACACTGA
- a CDS encoding ABC transporter ATP-binding protein, with amino-acid sequence MARVELDQIRVGYARAGEVVRGVSLAVDASGSVALIGASGGGKTTLLRVVAGLLRATSGRVLIDGREVTDVPPHARGVGLVSQGAGLYPHLTVRESIEMARRGASGMGTKDAAAALGIEHVLERRAWEVSGGERRRAALARELVRGARVLLLDEPTTALDALARADAHEAILRVRERLGCTLVLVTHDADEAVRLCGHGVVLEGGVVAGAGTLAALRATPPTTLARAFFARARAEDAA; translated from the coding sequence ATGGCGCGGGTGGAACTGGATCAGATCCGGGTGGGGTACGCGCGAGCGGGCGAGGTCGTGCGCGGCGTGAGCCTCGCCGTAGATGCGTCGGGCAGCGTGGCGCTGATCGGGGCCTCTGGCGGGGGGAAGACGACGCTGCTGCGGGTGGTCGCGGGGCTGCTGCGGGCGACGTCGGGGCGGGTGCTGATCGACGGGCGGGAGGTGACGGACGTGCCGCCCCACGCGCGCGGGGTGGGGCTGGTGTCGCAGGGGGCGGGGTTATACCCGCACCTGACGGTGCGCGAGAGCATCGAAATGGCGCGCCGCGGCGCGAGCGGAATGGGGACCAAGGACGCCGCCGCGGCGCTGGGGATCGAGCACGTGCTGGAGCGGCGGGCATGGGAGGTGTCGGGGGGCGAGCGTCGGCGGGCGGCGTTGGCGCGGGAGTTGGTGCGGGGCGCCCGGGTGCTGCTGCTCGACGAGCCGACCACCGCGCTGGACGCGCTGGCGCGGGCCGACGCGCACGAGGCGATCCTGCGGGTGCGGGAGCGGCTCGGGTGCACGCTGGTGCTGGTGACGCACGACGCGGACGAGGCGGTGCGGCTGTGCGGGCACGGCGTGGTGCTCGAGGGGGGCGTGGTGGCGGGCGCGGGCACGCTGGCGGCGCTGCGGGCGACGCCCCCGACGACGCTGGCCCGGGCGTTCTTCGCGCGAGCGCGTGCGGAGGACGCCGCATGA
- the argS gene encoding arginine--tRNA ligase has protein sequence MSTHDAHGEGGGATRDPAAVLGERFREAIARLYPQAGTTDPVITPCKSADLGDFQANGAMALAKRVGMKPRDVALALVREVRLDDVAEGLTEGSVAGPGFINIRLKAAALAGSLAALDAPGLGVEAAAPARTIVVDLMGVNLAKQMHVGHLRSPIIGDCLARVFERLGHRVIRQNHVGDWGLPIAMVTARLMTLAAAGRVDLSRVTLDELDDAYKAAQLECQRDSAGLACVRRYGLGPKAEAELEEQVAGATEAFMHARQTLVRLQAKEPATYAVWRRIYDVTMATCLEVCRLLDVRVTEADSAGESSYADELGPLIEDLTARGVAVADQGALIVRLDEPATDEAGTPLWEPIREPCLVRKTDGGYLYATTDIAAVRRRVQRFGAHELFYAIDARQNLHLRQVFASAIKAGYAIHPQTGRPARMAHAAFGSVLGEDGRPFKTRSGESVKLADLLRETFARAGGVLAARNAELAGEEAAGVARAVGIAALKYADLSTDRVKDYVFSFDRMLAFEGNTGPYLLYALVRVRSIFRKAAERGVGESWRGAPFVVSHAGEKQLALTLLRYPGVLRSVAESLEPHRLCAYVYELAGAFSVFFDQCPVLAAGDDATRDARLRLCDLTGRVLADGLGVLGIPAIERM, from the coding sequence ATGAGCACGCACGATGCGCACGGCGAGGGTGGCGGGGCGACGCGGGATCCGGCGGCGGTGCTGGGCGAGCGGTTTCGCGAGGCGATCGCGCGCCTGTACCCGCAGGCCGGCACGACGGACCCGGTGATCACGCCCTGCAAGTCGGCGGACCTGGGCGACTTTCAGGCGAACGGCGCGATGGCGCTGGCGAAGCGCGTGGGGATGAAGCCGCGAGACGTGGCGCTGGCGCTCGTGCGCGAGGTGCGGCTGGACGACGTGGCGGAAGGGCTGACGGAAGGGTCGGTCGCTGGCCCGGGGTTCATCAACATCCGGCTGAAGGCCGCGGCCCTGGCGGGGAGCCTCGCGGCGCTGGACGCGCCCGGGCTGGGCGTCGAGGCGGCGGCCCCGGCGCGGACGATCGTCGTCGACCTGATGGGCGTGAACCTGGCGAAGCAGATGCACGTCGGGCATCTGCGCAGCCCGATCATCGGCGACTGCCTCGCGCGCGTGTTCGAGCGTCTGGGCCATCGCGTGATCCGCCAGAACCATGTGGGCGACTGGGGCCTGCCCATCGCGATGGTGACCGCGCGCCTCATGACGCTGGCGGCGGCGGGGCGGGTGGACCTGTCGCGCGTCACGCTGGACGAACTCGACGACGCCTACAAGGCGGCCCAGTTGGAGTGCCAGCGCGACAGCGCGGGGCTGGCGTGCGTGCGTCGGTACGGGCTGGGGCCCAAGGCGGAGGCGGAGCTGGAAGAGCAGGTGGCCGGGGCGACCGAGGCGTTCATGCACGCGCGCCAGACGCTGGTGCGCTTGCAGGCGAAAGAGCCCGCAACGTACGCGGTGTGGCGGCGGATCTACGACGTGACGATGGCGACGTGCCTGGAGGTGTGCCGCCTGCTGGATGTGCGGGTGACGGAGGCGGACAGCGCCGGGGAGAGCAGCTACGCGGACGAGTTGGGGCCGCTGATCGAGGACCTGACGGCGCGGGGCGTGGCGGTGGCCGACCAGGGGGCGCTGATCGTGCGTCTGGACGAGCCGGCGACCGACGAGGCGGGCACGCCCCTGTGGGAGCCGATCCGGGAGCCCTGCCTGGTGCGCAAAACCGACGGCGGGTACCTGTACGCGACGACGGACATCGCGGCGGTGCGGCGGCGCGTGCAGCGGTTCGGCGCGCACGAGCTGTTCTACGCGATCGACGCACGCCAGAACCTGCACCTGCGCCAGGTGTTCGCGAGCGCGATCAAGGCGGGCTACGCCATCCACCCGCAGACCGGGAGGCCCGCGCGGATGGCGCACGCGGCGTTCGGGTCGGTGCTGGGCGAGGACGGGCGCCCGTTCAAGACGCGTTCGGGCGAGAGCGTGAAGCTCGCGGACCTGCTGCGCGAGACGTTCGCGCGCGCTGGGGGAGTGCTGGCGGCGCGGAACGCGGAGTTAGCGGGCGAGGAGGCGGCGGGCGTGGCGCGGGCGGTGGGCATCGCGGCGCTCAAGTATGCGGACCTCTCGACGGACCGCGTGAAGGACTACGTGTTCAGTTTCGACCGGATGCTGGCGTTCGAGGGGAACACCGGCCCGTACTTGTTGTACGCGCTGGTGCGGGTGCGGAGCATCTTCCGCAAGGCGGCGGAGCGCGGCGTGGGCGAGTCGTGGCGCGGGGCGCCGTTCGTGGTGTCGCACGCGGGCGAGAAGCAGTTGGCGCTGACGCTGCTGCGCTACCCCGGGGTGCTGCGGAGCGTGGCCGAGAGCCTCGAGCCGCACCGCTTGTGCGCGTACGTCTACGAGCTGGCGGGGGCGTTCAGCGTGTTCTTTGACCAGTGCCCGGTGCTGGCGGCGGGGGACGACGCGACGCGCGATGCGCGCCTGCGCCTGTGCGACCTGACGGGGCGGGTGCTGGCCGACGGGCTGGGCGTGCTGGGCATCCCGGCGATCGAGCGGATGTAG
- a CDS encoding NAD(P)H-binding protein, which produces MSTITTVAMTGATGFVGGYVVRELLARGYGVRALVRDRAAARSSLPGSVTLVEGDILDERRVDELLGGAQACVNLAGIIREVRTGGRAQTFERVHTRAARLLVERCTALGVRRFVQMSALGVRDVGVSEYQRTKWEAEQAVRLSELDWTIFRPSLIHGPEGEFVRLAKGLCSGHEAPWVFIPYFAREVEDVRVPLGPVTLVAPRVQPVWVQDVAGAMVRSLGTPAAVGEIYNLAGGEVLTWPEMLREVRDHVHGANRDLEPMGVPSVAAAWGAKAAGAVGLGGLLPFDEGMARMGAEDSTASVVKATEDLEFRASGFRATFRAYAGAV; this is translated from the coding sequence ATGAGCACGATCACGACGGTGGCGATGACGGGTGCGACGGGGTTCGTGGGCGGGTACGTGGTGCGCGAACTGCTGGCGCGGGGGTACGGCGTGCGGGCGCTGGTGCGCGATCGCGCGGCGGCGCGGTCGTCGCTGCCGGGATCGGTGACGCTGGTCGAGGGCGACATCCTCGACGAACGCCGCGTGGACGAACTGCTGGGCGGCGCGCAGGCGTGTGTGAACCTGGCGGGGATCATCCGCGAGGTGCGCACGGGGGGGCGGGCCCAGACGTTCGAGCGGGTGCACACGCGTGCGGCGCGCCTGCTCGTGGAGCGGTGCACGGCGCTGGGCGTGCGGCGGTTCGTGCAGATGTCCGCGCTCGGGGTGCGGGACGTGGGGGTGAGCGAGTATCAGCGGACGAAGTGGGAGGCTGAGCAGGCGGTGCGGCTGAGCGAGCTGGACTGGACGATCTTCCGCCCGTCGCTGATCCACGGGCCCGAGGGTGAGTTCGTGCGCCTGGCGAAGGGGCTGTGCAGCGGGCACGAGGCGCCGTGGGTGTTCATCCCGTACTTCGCGCGGGAGGTGGAGGACGTGCGCGTGCCGCTGGGGCCGGTGACGCTCGTGGCGCCCAGGGTGCAGCCGGTGTGGGTGCAGGACGTCGCGGGCGCGATGGTCCGATCGCTGGGGACGCCCGCGGCGGTGGGGGAGATCTACAACCTGGCGGGCGGCGAGGTGCTGACGTGGCCCGAGATGCTGCGCGAGGTGCGGGACCACGTGCACGGGGCGAACCGCGACCTCGAGCCGATGGGCGTGCCGTCGGTGGCGGCGGCGTGGGGCGCGAAGGCGGCCGGGGCGGTGGGGCTGGGCGGGCTGCTGCCGTTCGACGAGGGGATGGCGCGCATGGGCGCCGAAGACTCGACGGCGAGCGTGGTGAAGGCGACGGAAGACCTGGAGTTCAGGGCGAGCGGGTTCCGCGCAACGTTCCGGGCGTACGCGGGCGCGGTGTAA
- a CDS encoding glycosyltransferase family 2 protein codes for MRTLVAIPVYNESRHVQSVLERVLVYSRDVLVVDDGSTDDTPRLLAEYPVELIRHVRNRGYGSSLRDAFRFAAAEKFDWLITMDCDDQHEPASIPAFIAAAREDRFDVVSGSRYLRADNGDAAPPDRREINQAITRELNCRLSRSLGTMLTDAFCGFKAYRVSALRRMKPTVRGYAFPMQFWAQAAALRLRVRELPVRRIYNDPSRTFGGVLDDAAKRLAHYRGVLHRELRRRADRLPVAALAGLDVDGTECSCQ; via the coding sequence ATGCGGACGCTCGTCGCCATTCCCGTCTACAACGAGTCGCGGCACGTGCAGAGCGTGCTGGAGCGCGTGCTGGTGTACTCCCGGGACGTGCTGGTGGTGGACGACGGCTCGACGGACGACACGCCGCGACTGCTGGCGGAATACCCGGTGGAGCTCATCCGGCATGTGCGCAACCGCGGGTACGGGTCGTCGCTGCGGGACGCGTTCCGGTTCGCGGCGGCGGAGAAGTTCGACTGGCTGATCACCATGGACTGCGACGACCAGCACGAGCCGGCGTCGATCCCGGCGTTCATCGCGGCGGCGCGCGAGGACCGGTTCGACGTGGTGAGCGGGTCGCGCTACCTGCGCGCCGACAACGGCGACGCGGCGCCGCCCGATCGGCGGGAGATCAACCAGGCCATCACGCGGGAGTTGAACTGCCGTCTGTCGCGTTCGCTGGGCACGATGCTGACGGACGCGTTCTGCGGGTTCAAGGCGTACCGGGTGTCGGCGCTGCGCCGCATGAAGCCGACGGTGCGGGGGTACGCGTTCCCGATGCAGTTCTGGGCGCAGGCGGCGGCGCTGCGCCTGCGGGTGCGCGAGTTGCCGGTGCGCCGGATCTACAACGATCCGAGCCGCACGTTCGGGGGCGTGCTGGACGACGCCGCCAAGCGCCTGGCGCATTACCGTGGGGTGCTGCACCGGGAGTTGCGGCGTCGGGCGGACCGCCTGCCGGTGGCGGCGTTGGCGGGGCTGGACGTGGACGGGACCGAGTGCTCGTGTCAGTGA